The Papaver somniferum cultivar HN1 chromosome 3, ASM357369v1, whole genome shotgun sequence genome includes a region encoding these proteins:
- the LOC113361658 gene encoding DNA-directed RNA polymerase III subunit 2-like: MDGVRTFNNFLHEGLIEYLDVNEQNNALMFDGGRTVEVDQAVVGAAVVVSMMLIEVLMLILKMLMEVDVFAAMVLQMLWEVEMDQMAVAAAVSMAFKTQKVRHFRSRV, translated from the exons ATG GATGGAGTGCGCACATTTAACAACTTCCTACACGAAGGGCTAATCGAATATCTTGACGTTAATGAACAGAACAATGCATTG ATGTTTGACGGTGGTAGAACCGTAGAAGTAGACCAAGCTGTTGTTGGTGCTGCTGTAGTGGTTTCGATGATGTTGATAGAGGTTCTTATGTTGATTTTGAAGATGTTGATGGAGGTGGATGTTTTTGCTGCGATGGTTTTGCAGATGCTATGGGAGGTGGAAATGGACCAAATGGCTGTTGCTGCTGCAGTGTCCATGGCGTTCAAAACACAAAAGGTTCGCCATTTCAGATCCAGGGTTTAG